A single window of uncultured Methanospirillum sp. DNA harbors:
- a CDS encoding methyltransferase domain-containing protein: MVFLVPDRDPENPFEVRALEYDHWFDDNHDLFSEQQELIRPFVRTGEGATLDIGCGSGRFSSALGIFVGIEPSHALVRMAYQRGVRVIQGCGEYIPIRNGSIIQAFLITVIGFTTDPVMILNEVKRCMHPHGSLIVVEIDIESEIGRSYKQKHSSSTFLSRALLRSCPKISSLLEQSGFYVSDIRRSAGLVLIHGSVT; encoded by the coding sequence ATGGTGTTTCTGGTTCCTGATAGAGATCCTGAAAATCCGTTTGAGGTACGTGCTTTAGAATATGATCACTGGTTTGATGACAATCATGATCTCTTCTCTGAACAGCAGGAGTTGATCAGACCTTTTGTCAGAACCGGAGAAGGTGCGACCCTGGATATCGGGTGTGGATCAGGCAGGTTTTCTTCAGCACTTGGTATTTTTGTAGGGATCGAACCATCCCATGCTCTGGTCAGGATGGCATATCAGCGGGGCGTCAGAGTGATTCAGGGATGCGGCGAGTATATCCCGATCCGGAACGGATCAATCATTCAGGCATTTCTCATCACCGTCATCGGCTTTACAACAGATCCGGTGATGATATTGAATGAGGTCAAGCGGTGTATGCACCCTCACGGATCACTCATCGTTGTTGAGATTGATATCGAGAGTGAAATTGGCAGATCGTATAAACAGAAACACTCTTCATCGACGTTCCTCTCCCGTGCACTTCTTCGTTCATGCCCTAAGATCAGTTCCCTTCTTGAACAGAGTGGATTTTATGTATCTGATATCAGGCGGTCAGCCGGGCTTGTTCTGATTCATGGAAGTGTTACCTGA
- a CDS encoding aminotransferase class V-fold PLP-dependent enzyme: MTGTDFIYLNNAATSWPKPPEVLAAIQQSLLSPFTGGGRSATRDSKDYIWSARSAIADLLSVRDNERVIFSHNATDALNTLIQGFCSAHKGKIHVITSALEHNSVLRLLSELQQAGRIHLTILPLDGSDIDSDAIEESITPETRLAVLTHGSNVLGSVQKINDIGRHLHEHGIFLITDGSQTAGHIPISVNDMHTDAYVFTGHKALFGIPGTGGFVIKNPEEINPVRFGGTGSYSSVLTHPRGMPERFEAGTHNFPGLAALEAGVGFIQSIGLSAIEEKGIRQTRMMIQRLKGAPNIIIQNEFPDLPIISLNIDGLDNDDLGFILTRKYQIITRSGLHCAPLVHKEMDGGTGSVRLSLSWFTTDAECLQAAEAILEVARCADNQVSQA; encoded by the coding sequence ATGACCGGGACTGATTTCATCTATCTGAATAATGCAGCAACGAGCTGGCCGAAACCTCCGGAAGTACTCGCCGCAATTCAGCAGTCTCTCCTCTCCCCTTTCACCGGCGGGGGGAGAAGTGCCACCAGGGATTCAAAAGATTATATCTGGTCTGCAAGAAGTGCGATTGCAGATCTCCTCAGTGTTCGTGACAATGAACGGGTTATCTTCTCCCATAACGCCACTGATGCCCTGAACACCCTTATTCAGGGCTTCTGTTCGGCTCACAAGGGGAAGATTCATGTGATAACGTCTGCTCTTGAGCACAACTCAGTGCTCAGACTCCTGTCTGAACTACAACAGGCAGGAAGAATACATCTTACTATCCTTCCCCTGGATGGATCAGATATCGATAGCGATGCAATTGAAGAGTCAATAACGCCTGAAACCAGGCTGGCAGTTCTGACCCATGGAAGTAATGTGCTTGGTTCTGTTCAGAAGATAAATGATATCGGCAGACATCTCCATGAACACGGGATATTCCTCATCACAGATGGATCACAGACAGCAGGCCATATCCCCATTTCTGTCAATGACATGCACACCGATGCGTATGTTTTTACCGGACATAAAGCACTGTTCGGGATTCCCGGAACCGGAGGGTTTGTCATCAAGAATCCAGAAGAGATAAATCCGGTCAGGTTCGGTGGGACCGGGTCATACTCTTCAGTTCTGACCCATCCCAGGGGAATGCCCGAACGGTTTGAAGCAGGTACCCACAACTTCCCGGGTCTTGCAGCACTTGAGGCCGGAGTCGGGTTCATACAATCAATCGGTCTGTCTGCTATTGAGGAGAAGGGGATCAGACAGACAAGGATGATGATTCAGAGACTTAAAGGAGCACCCAACATTATTATTCAGAATGAATTCCCTGATCTGCCGATCATCTCGTTGAATATCGACGGGCTCGATAACGATGATCTTGGGTTTATCCTGACACGTAAATATCAGATCATAACCAGATCAGGACTCCACTGTGCTCCGCTTGTTCATAAGGAGATGGACGGAGGCACCGGTTCGGTACGACTGAGTCTCTCCTGGTTTACAACCGATGCAGAGTGTTTACAGGCAGCAGAAGCCATTCTGGAGGTAGCCCGCTGTGCGGATAATCAGGTCAGTCAGGCATAA
- a CDS encoding molybdopterin dinucleotide binding domain-containing protein, with amino-acid sequence MAENNTLNMITQRAVEEGIAMEIGKTSPEYFDACNLIEMNEQDMKRLKILKNTNVRVTSESGQVIVKAVVARQTVYPGLCHIRQGVWANQVVPPRTQSTGTPQYSGFPVTVEPAPEEKLKTALQLVQGAVGMWKGEE; translated from the coding sequence ATGGCCGAAAATAACACCTTAAACATGATAACCCAGCGTGCCGTCGAAGAAGGCATTGCAATGGAAATCGGGAAGACATCTCCGGAATACTTCGATGCCTGTAATCTCATCGAGATGAATGAGCAGGACATGAAGAGACTGAAGATATTAAAGAACACCAACGTTCGCGTTACAAGCGAAAGTGGCCAGGTCATTGTCAAAGCAGTAGTCGCCCGCCAGACTGTATATCCGGGTCTCTGCCACATCAGGCAGGGTGTCTGGGCAAACCAGGTCGTTCCTCCCCGCACCCAGTCCACCGGTACACCCCAGTACAGCGGGTTCCCTGTAACCGTGGAGCCTGCACCGGAAGAGAAACTGAAGACTGCCCTCCAATTAGTACAGGGAGCAGTCGGCATGTGGAAGGGTGAAGAATAA
- a CDS encoding formylmethanofuran dehydrogenase subunit B gives MPKVYENVGCPYCGCSCDDVRVTVSDDGKKVLEVENVCAIGTEIFKHGSSEHRHRLPRLRQPDGSMKEISYEEAIEWTAQHLYKAKKPLMYGFGSTNCEGQAAAARVMETAGGCLDNCATICHGPSFLAIFDNGYPTCTLGEVKNRADVIVYWGSNPAHAHPRHMSRYSIFPRGFFTGKGQKKRTVIVIDPRYTDTANVADMHLRVKQGHDYELFDAFRMVMHGHADDIPDVVADVPKEQILEAAEIMGNARFGTVFYGMGLTHSDGRNHNIDIAISLMRDLNKVAKWTIMAMRGHYNIAGPGVVWSWTFGFPYCLDLTKKNYAHMNPGETSSVDMAMRDETDMFINIGTDAGAHFPIPAVQHLKKHPWVTIDPSVCMASEISDLHIPVCICGVDTGGIVYRMDNVPIQFRQVLDPQGLLTDEELLNKIADRLDELNAQGA, from the coding sequence ATGCCAAAGGTATATGAGAATGTGGGATGCCCATACTGTGGCTGCTCCTGCGATGATGTCAGAGTAACAGTCTCTGATGACGGAAAGAAGGTGCTTGAGGTCGAGAATGTCTGTGCAATCGGAACTGAGATCTTCAAGCACGGCAGCTCAGAACACCGGCATAGATTACCCCGGCTTCGCCAGCCAGATGGCTCCATGAAAGAGATCTCCTACGAGGAGGCTATTGAGTGGACCGCACAGCATCTGTACAAAGCAAAAAAGCCACTCATGTACGGGTTTGGTTCAACAAACTGTGAAGGACAGGCAGCAGCAGCCCGTGTTATGGAAACAGCAGGTGGCTGTCTTGACAACTGTGCAACCATCTGCCACGGCCCGTCATTCCTCGCAATATTTGATAACGGATACCCAACCTGCACCCTTGGAGAGGTCAAGAACCGTGCAGACGTGATTGTGTACTGGGGATCTAACCCGGCACACGCACACCCACGTCACATGTCCCGGTACTCTATCTTCCCACGTGGATTTTTCACAGGAAAGGGACAGAAGAAGCGTACTGTCATCGTCATTGACCCCCGGTACACCGATACTGCAAACGTTGCAGACATGCACCTCCGTGTAAAACAGGGGCACGACTACGAACTCTTTGATGCATTCCGGATGGTCATGCACGGGCATGCAGATGATATCCCTGATGTCGTTGCAGATGTTCCAAAAGAGCAGATCCTTGAGGCTGCCGAGATCATGGGGAATGCCCGGTTCGGAACCGTCTTTTACGGAATGGGTCTGACACACTCTGATGGTCGTAACCACAACATCGACATTGCAATCTCCCTCATGCGTGACCTGAACAAGGTTGCCAAGTGGACGATCATGGCAATGCGTGGACACTACAACATCGCAGGTCCCGGTGTCGTATGGTCATGGACATTCGGATTCCCGTACTGCCTTGACCTCACCAAGAAGAACTATGCACACATGAACCCGGGTGAGACCAGTTCAGTGGACATGGCAATGCGTGATGAAACGGATATGTTCATCAACATCGGAACTGATGCAGGTGCACACTTCCCGATTCCGGCAGTCCAGCATCTGAAGAAACACCCCTGGGTCACCATCGATCCAAGCGTCTGCATGGCATCAGAGATCTCTGACCTGCACATCCCGGTCTGTATCTGTGGTGTTGACACCGGTGGAATTGTATACCGGATGGACAACGTGCCAATCCAGTTCAGACAGGTTCTCGATCCCCAGGGTCTCCTCACCGATGAGGAACTGCTGAACAAGATCGCTGACCGTCTTGATGAACTCAATGCACAGGGGGCCTGA
- a CDS encoding formylmethanofuran dehydrogenase subunit A produces MSELIIKNGYVFDPISGIKGDKADIAIKDGKIVEKVSSKAKTIDASGKTVMAGGVDIHTHVVGPKVNLGREMRPEDKLFRGDYRGGILKQGKRMEMGFSIPTTWKTGYAYSRLGYTYVNEAAMPPLMAPHVHEEIRDTPILDISAMPVFGNNWFCLEYLKNKEIENNAAYIAWLLKATYGVGIKVVNPGGTEAWAWGENCNTIHDPVPYFDITPAEIVKGLIETNEYLGLPHSIHLHGNNLGNPGNYTDTLDTLKLAEGYKAKNKFGRTQVLHNTHLQFHSYKGDSWGTFGSAAKEVMDYVNKTDNITIDLGCVTLDETTTMTADGPFEHHLMELNHRKWANCDIELETGSGIVPFVYDKDVAVIGIQWAVGLEIGLYAKDLMRTFITTDHPNGGPFSRYPRIIKWLMSRKAREATLDSMKRKDKVIAATDLASMDRELNLYDIAMMTRAGPARALGMSSMYGSLAPGADGNVAIYNLDAKKIPTDPELIEEAFTKTAYTIKEGVVVVQNGEIVAEPKGHTIWTKVTMPENSQVMRDIKEKFTKSYTVNLENYAVFDDHVYRPRALEVEVA; encoded by the coding sequence ATGTCTGAACTGATTATCAAGAACGGATACGTCTTTGATCCAATCTCCGGAATCAAGGGAGACAAGGCAGATATCGCCATTAAGGACGGCAAGATCGTAGAGAAGGTCTCTTCAAAGGCAAAGACCATCGATGCCAGCGGTAAGACCGTTATGGCTGGTGGTGTTGACATTCACACCCACGTGGTTGGACCGAAAGTCAACCTTGGTCGTGAGATGCGGCCTGAAGACAAGCTCTTCCGTGGCGATTACCGTGGGGGGATTCTCAAACAGGGCAAACGAATGGAGATGGGATTCTCGATTCCAACCACCTGGAAGACCGGGTATGCATACTCCCGTCTGGGATACACCTACGTCAATGAGGCAGCAATGCCCCCACTCATGGCACCCCACGTTCATGAAGAGATCAGGGACACACCAATCCTCGATATCAGTGCAATGCCAGTATTCGGAAACAACTGGTTCTGTCTCGAGTACCTCAAGAATAAGGAGATAGAGAACAACGCTGCTTACATCGCCTGGCTCCTCAAGGCAACATACGGTGTCGGTATCAAGGTTGTCAACCCAGGTGGCACAGAAGCATGGGCATGGGGAGAAAACTGTAACACTATCCATGACCCGGTCCCCTACTTCGACATTACTCCTGCAGAGATTGTCAAGGGTCTGATCGAGACGAACGAGTACCTTGGTCTGCCCCACTCAATTCATCTGCACGGAAACAACCTTGGAAATCCGGGTAACTACACAGATACCCTCGATACCCTGAAGCTTGCAGAGGGATACAAGGCAAAGAACAAGTTCGGCAGAACTCAGGTCCTGCACAACACTCACCTCCAGTTCCACTCCTACAAAGGAGACAGTTGGGGAACCTTCGGATCTGCAGCAAAGGAAGTCATGGACTACGTTAACAAGACTGACAACATCACCATTGATCTCGGATGTGTCACCCTTGATGAGACAACCACCATGACAGCCGACGGACCATTCGAGCACCACCTCATGGAACTCAACCACCGCAAGTGGGCAAATTGTGATATTGAACTCGAGACTGGTTCTGGTATTGTGCCGTTTGTGTATGATAAGGACGTCGCTGTCATTGGTATCCAGTGGGCAGTCGGCCTTGAGATCGGGCTCTATGCAAAAGACCTGATGCGGACATTCATCACCACTGATCACCCGAACGGAGGACCATTCAGCCGGTACCCGCGTATCATCAAGTGGCTCATGTCGAGAAAGGCTCGTGAGGCAACCCTTGACTCCATGAAGCGGAAAGACAAGGTTATCGCAGCAACCGACCTCGCCTCCATGGACCGCGAACTCAACCTCTACGATATCGCCATGATGACCCGTGCAGGTCCGGCCAGGGCACTCGGTATGTCTAGCATGTACGGCAGCCTCGCTCCAGGTGCTGATGGAAACGTAGCGATCTACAACCTTGATGCCAAGAAGATCCCAACTGATCCAGAGCTGATTGAAGAGGCATTCACCAAGACTGCCTACACCATCAAGGAAGGAGTTGTTGTTGTCCAGAATGGTGAGATTGTCGCTGAGCCGAAGGGACACACCATCTGGACCAAGGTCACCATGCCTGAGAACTCCCAGGTTATGCGTGATATCAAAGAGAAGTTCACCAAGAGTTACACTGTTAACCTTGAGAACTACGCAGTGTTCGACGACCATGTGTACCGCCCACGGGCACTTGAAGTAGAAGTAGCCTGA
- a CDS encoding formylmethanofuran dehydrogenase subunit C, protein METVTMTLVQQPELYLECYSVTPDKFAGKSLAEIADLPAHEGKVVWKLGDFFSFSGKAGETAADTKIIVNGNVRKMKRFGQQMTDGEILINSDADMYVGCWMRGGKITVKGNADAFLGIGMEGGDILIEGDADNHVGSAYRGDWRGMSGGLIRVKGKAGNDVGTAMTGGTIIIEGDVFIHVLTHAEGGTVIIKGDVEGRVGGQLVKGDAYILGKLLYPMPGYKKIGTVEKECDGQTYTFDEYIGDLGERKEKKKGEIVWGHIYLKAN, encoded by the coding sequence ATGGAAACCGTAACAATGACCCTGGTACAGCAGCCTGAGCTGTACCTCGAATGCTACAGTGTAACCCCTGACAAGTTTGCAGGGAAATCTCTGGCCGAGATCGCTGATCTTCCGGCTCATGAGGGAAAAGTTGTCTGGAAACTTGGAGACTTCTTCTCGTTTTCCGGAAAGGCTGGAGAGACCGCAGCTGACACCAAGATCATCGTCAACGGAAATGTCCGTAAGATGAAGCGGTTCGGCCAGCAGATGACCGATGGTGAGATCCTCATCAACAGCGACGCAGACATGTATGTCGGCTGCTGGATGAGAGGCGGCAAAATCACCGTCAAGGGCAATGCTGATGCATTCCTTGGAATCGGCATGGAAGGCGGAGATATCCTGATTGAAGGAGACGCTGATAACCATGTTGGCAGTGCCTATCGTGGTGACTGGCGTGGTATGAGCGGTGGTCTGATCCGGGTAAAAGGAAAGGCCGGAAATGATGTCGGTACCGCCATGACCGGTGGAACCATCATCATCGAAGGCGATGTCTTCATCCATGTCCTGACCCACGCCGAAGGCGGAACCGTCATCATCAAGGGTGATGTCGAGGGCCGTGTCGGTGGTCAGCTGGTCAAGGGAGATGCATACATACTTGGAAAACTGCTCTACCCGATGCCAGGATACAAGAAGATCGGAACCGTCGAGAAGGAATGCGACGGTCAGACCTACACCTTTGATGAGTACATTGGTGACCTAGGAGAGCGGAAAGAGAAGAAGAAGGGAGAGATTGTCTGGGGTCACATATACCTCAAGGCAAACTAA
- the fdhD gene encoding formate dehydrogenase accessory sulfurtransferase FdhD, with product MTDQLSIIVPCVKEIDHLFSPSDHEVVIESPYVMWVNGRQILNVMTSPSRLEDFVIGYLYTEGLIKQVDDIESLQIEKQTVRVLTSGKVAIKGGKKTILSGCGGDSSFLDIKKLPTVTSDLVMNPTWLHQALKLVLDSDLHVRTGGIHVVGLVSSDAMITKTEDIGRHNALDRVIGYALRTGWDLSRTCVLISGRISSEMSRKCILAGIPIIASRGATTSLAIEMAEATGLTIIGFIRGGKMNIYASPHRVAGAQAFHSE from the coding sequence ATGACTGACCAATTATCGATCATCGTTCCCTGTGTAAAAGAGATAGATCATCTATTCTCTCCCTCTGATCACGAGGTGGTCATCGAGTCCCCATATGTAATGTGGGTTAACGGTCGTCAGATCCTGAACGTGATGACAAGCCCCAGCCGGCTTGAGGACTTTGTTATTGGATATCTCTATACTGAAGGTCTGATTAAACAGGTTGATGACATTGAATCGTTGCAGATAGAAAAACAGACAGTTCGTGTTCTGACATCTGGTAAAGTGGCTATCAAGGGAGGGAAGAAGACCATCCTTTCAGGATGCGGTGGTGATTCATCATTTCTTGATATCAAAAAACTTCCCACAGTAACCTCTGATCTTGTAATGAACCCAACATGGCTTCATCAGGCATTGAAACTCGTTCTTGACTCTGATCTTCATGTCAGAACCGGGGGAATTCATGTTGTGGGCCTGGTCAGCAGTGATGCCATGATCACAAAGACCGAAGATATCGGACGCCACAATGCACTGGACCGGGTTATAGGATATGCTCTCCGAACAGGATGGGATCTCTCCCGGACCTGCGTATTGATTTCAGGCAGAATATCTTCTGAAATGTCAAGAAAGTGCATACTTGCAGGTATTCCAATAATTGCATCACGGGGAGCGACCACATCGCTTGCAATCGAGATGGCAGAGGCAACAGGGCTCACCATCATCGGATTCATCAGAGGTGGCAAAATGAATATCTATGCCTCACCTCACCGGGTTGCAGGTGCACAGGCTTTCCATTCAGAATAA
- the modA gene encoding molybdate ABC transporter substrate-binding protein gives MKMNISYLSIGLVLLLLAVQIGCVSAADTNQTELTIFAAASLTGVVGDLDKAFETAHPGVTVTPNCESSATLETQIKEGASADLFLPASDSNINNLIKAELINKDDVTPYATNKLALIVPADNPAGITGLADLAKPGVKIVSETKDVPVRKYTEQMLNKTVNDTAYGQSFVDAFKKNIISEETNVAGATTKVSLGEADAGITYYSDVTKGLADKIKIIEIPENLNVVAKYNAGILTESKQKELAKEYVDLLKSDEGKAVLKDYGFSPV, from the coding sequence ATGAAGATGAACATATCGTATCTTTCAATCGGGCTTGTACTGCTTCTGTTGGCAGTGCAGATCGGTTGTGTATCAGCTGCTGACACAAATCAGACAGAACTTACCATCTTTGCAGCCGCATCACTAACCGGTGTTGTCGGAGATCTCGACAAGGCATTCGAGACTGCACACCCGGGTGTAACTGTTACACCAAACTGTGAAAGTTCTGCAACCCTTGAGACCCAGATCAAGGAGGGCGCCTCTGCAGATCTCTTCCTTCCGGCAAGTGACTCAAATATCAACAATCTGATCAAGGCAGAACTGATTAATAAGGATGATGTCACGCCATACGCAACAAACAAACTCGCACTTATTGTTCCAGCTGACAACCCGGCAGGTATCACCGGACTCGCAGACCTTGCAAAGCCGGGTGTAAAGATTGTAAGTGAGACCAAGGATGTTCCGGTTCGCAAGTACACCGAACAGATGCTCAACAAGACTGTAAATGACACCGCCTATGGTCAGTCATTTGTTGATGCATTCAAGAAGAACATCATCTCAGAAGAGACCAACGTCGCAGGAGCAACCACCAAAGTCTCCCTGGGTGAAGCAGATGCAGGAATCACCTACTATTCAGATGTTACCAAGGGTCTAGCTGATAAGATTAAGATCATCGAGATCCCTGAAAACCTTAATGTAGTAGCCAAGTACAACGCAGGTATCCTTACCGAATCTAAGCAGAAGGAACTCGCAAAAGAGTATGTGGATCTTCTGAAATCTGACGAAGGAAAGGCTGTGCTGAAAGACTACGGATTCAGCCCGGTATAA
- a CDS encoding DUF6159 family protein: protein MFESIGRSIALIKASWEVLRNDKELLLFPVLSGIVCIIITASFLIPAVLMGVGLTAEHQNSPLVYVGIFLFYLVTYFVVIFFNAGLVACANIRLTGGDPTFSDGISAAKQNIVQIFIWALISATIGLVLQAIRDNNNFVAQIISSMIGVAWSLLTFFVIPVMIIEKRGTLESIKESASLFKRTWGETVIGQGGVALIFLLIAIVALIPVTLLMMTGVGEIMIAAVSLYVLLLIILFVIANAMQGIYNTALYLYAKNGTVPSVFSKDLIEHAFRQKNTTHQGGNI, encoded by the coding sequence ATGTTCGAATCGATCGGTAGAAGCATCGCTCTGATCAAAGCGAGCTGGGAAGTGCTGCGGAATGACAAAGAACTCCTGTTGTTCCCTGTTCTTTCTGGTATCGTCTGCATCATCATTACTGCCTCGTTTCTCATCCCTGCTGTCCTTATGGGAGTAGGGCTTACCGCAGAGCATCAGAATTCACCGCTGGTATACGTCGGTATCTTCCTCTTTTATCTGGTCACGTACTTCGTGGTTATCTTCTTCAACGCTGGACTTGTAGCCTGCGCCAACATCCGGCTGACTGGAGGCGATCCCACGTTCTCTGACGGTATATCAGCAGCAAAGCAGAATATCGTACAGATATTTATATGGGCGCTGATATCTGCAACTATCGGACTTGTTCTCCAGGCAATCAGGGACAATAATAACTTTGTGGCCCAGATCATCTCGTCCATGATAGGTGTTGCATGGAGCCTTTTGACCTTCTTTGTCATCCCGGTGATGATCATCGAGAAGCGGGGCACCCTTGAATCGATCAAGGAGTCTGCATCACTATTTAAACGAACATGGGGAGAGACGGTTATCGGTCAGGGCGGTGTAGCACTTATCTTTCTTCTTATTGCAATTGTTGCCCTGATCCCCGTTACTCTTCTGATGATGACCGGAGTTGGTGAAATCATGATAGCCGCTGTAAGCCTGTACGTGCTTCTTCTGATCATCCTCTTCGTAATAGCCAATGCAATGCAGGGGATCTACAATACAGCTCTCTACCTGTATGCAAAGAACGGCACAGTTCCGTCTGTGTTCTCAAAAGATCTTATCGAACATGCATTCAGGCAGAAAAATACAACCCACCAGGGCGGCAACATCTGA
- a CDS encoding class I SAM-dependent methyltransferase produces the protein MCLKQQNASGIPVETWAERWSALKERHLRSVQINNEGDFWLDPDNVRRYLENTRGEYSKVVAEQIRIIHAPPGATVLDIGSGPGTLAVPLAKQGCRVTVVEQAPLMCKALEEYRILEEAPPIRIITRRWEDITGEELDGPFDLIIVSFSLTMTDIAGAIRMIQRVSSGKVFLFWFLTPPSWADMMQDLWPSLHKREYYPTPLADCLWNVLYEMGIYANLEVMEPAPPATYDSIEQAVKSAAKRLECTEEWQHRIVQTYFTGHASLTPDGRILAGGGHRSATIWWDNHRS, from the coding sequence ATGTGTCTCAAGCAACAAAATGCCTCTGGCATCCCGGTTGAAACCTGGGCAGAACGATGGTCAGCCCTGAAAGAGAGACACCTTCGTTCGGTACAAATCAACAATGAGGGTGATTTCTGGCTGGATCCGGATAATGTCAGAAGGTACCTGGAGAACACCAGGGGAGAATACTCAAAGGTGGTGGCAGAACAGATCAGAATCATACATGCACCACCAGGAGCAACAGTGCTGGACATCGGATCTGGACCGGGCACCCTTGCAGTTCCCCTGGCAAAACAAGGCTGCAGGGTAACTGTTGTAGAACAGGCTCCCCTCATGTGCAAGGCTCTCGAAGAGTACAGAATTTTGGAAGAGGCTCCACCAATCAGGATCATTACCCGGCGATGGGAGGATATCACCGGTGAGGAACTCGATGGCCCGTTTGATCTGATTATAGTCTCGTTCTCTCTCACCATGACCGATATTGCCGGTGCCATCAGGATGATTCAGCGAGTATCTTCAGGAAAAGTCTTTCTGTTTTGGTTCCTCACTCCGCCATCCTGGGCTGATATGATGCAGGATCTCTGGCCGTCACTACACAAGAGGGAGTATTACCCTACCCCGCTTGCCGATTGTCTCTGGAATGTTCTGTACGAGATGGGGATTTATGCAAACCTTGAGGTGATGGAACCTGCTCCTCCTGCTACCTATGATTCCATCGAGCAGGCTGTCAAAAGTGCTGCAAAGCGTCTTGAATGCACTGAAGAGTGGCAACACAGAATTGTTCAGACATACTTCACCGGACACGCCAGTCTGACACCGGACGGACGGATCCTGGCCGGTGGAGGTCACCGCAGTGCAACAATCTGGTGGGACAATCACCGGTCATAG
- a CDS encoding ABC transporter substrate-binding protein: MTIDPFTSQFFFVIGADNKLVGTCVGPADRKKVNETENNLGKLPNAGCKTNANLEQLIGLKPDLVISDKAYTKVNEDIARTGIPVAVVDVESPDTLMKSYEMIGKITGKEKEAEEFVSYYNAKAEELKKNVADYTDVNREKVYFGQREPLSTLGDDWYESKSLSVAGGQNVAQGVAGGDSKVTLEQIYNWNPDDIILLSYNSKNVTDILTDSAWKDLPAVKNKQVFRMPKYIMSWELPVPENVLGMIWLQNTLYPDHLHNDLTSEIKEFYQKFYRLTLTDKDVAAMLADQTPVTLNKPTSS; encoded by the coding sequence GTGACAATTGATCCTTTTACAAGCCAGTTTTTCTTTGTTATTGGCGCGGATAACAAACTGGTCGGAACCTGTGTTGGACCCGCCGATAGGAAAAAGGTAAATGAAACTGAAAATAATCTAGGTAAACTTCCAAATGCCGGATGCAAGACCAATGCAAATCTTGAGCAGTTAATTGGTCTTAAGCCTGATCTTGTAATTTCTGACAAGGCATATACAAAGGTCAACGAAGATATTGCCAGAACCGGCATTCCTGTGGCAGTTGTCGATGTAGAATCGCCTGATACTCTCATGAAGAGTTACGAGATGATTGGTAAGATTACCGGTAAGGAAAAAGAAGCAGAAGAGTTCGTTTCTTATTACAATGCAAAGGCAGAGGAACTGAAAAAGAATGTCGCTGACTATACGGATGTAAACCGGGAAAAAGTATACTTCGGCCAGAGAGAACCGTTGTCAACACTGGGTGATGACTGGTACGAATCAAAGTCATTGAGCGTTGCGGGCGGTCAGAATGTTGCCCAAGGTGTTGCTGGGGGCGATAGCAAGGTTACACTAGAACAGATCTATAACTGGAATCCGGATGACATTATCCTGCTGTCATATAACTCTAAGAATGTCACAGATATTCTCACCGATTCGGCATGGAAGGACCTTCCAGCAGTAAAGAATAAACAGGTTTTCCGTATGCCCAAGTATATTATGTCCTGGGAACTCCCAGTACCCGAGAATGTCCTTGGTATGATCTGGCTCCAGAACACCCTGTATCCAGACCATCTCCACAATGACCTGACATCAGAAATTAAGGAATTTTATCAGAAGTTCTACCGGCTTACCCTTACCGATAAGGATGTTGCTGCCATGCTTGCAGACCAGACACCGGTGACCCTGAATAAACCCACATCTTCATAA
- a CDS encoding molybdopterin-binding protein, with the protein MRISARNTMKGTITSIIKGPVNAEVVLDIGNGVLVTSVITAHAVESLGLREGNQAYAVIKSSEVMIAID; encoded by the coding sequence ATGCGAATTAGTGCACGAAACACAATGAAAGGAACAATTACATCGATCATTAAGGGCCCCGTCAATGCAGAAGTTGTTCTTGATATCGGCAATGGTGTCCTGGTAACCTCCGTAATCACGGCCCATGCGGTTGAGAGTCTGGGACTGAGAGAAGGAAACCAGGCGTATGCTGTCATCAAGTCAAGCGAAGTGATGATCGCAATAGATTAA